A region from the Arachis ipaensis cultivar K30076 chromosome B01, Araip1.1, whole genome shotgun sequence genome encodes:
- the LOC107638466 gene encoding cullin-1, whose product MSSTMEECKSSSKSFEETWSLLQKAINRTISVAEGLDSFTSKDYISYYTIVYELCTQKPGEENAKLLYFQYKKAIEDYISSKVLPSLRGKKDDILLRELLTRWSNHKTLTYWLLRFFHYLDRYYLPRFGHPSTEETSLLSFYDLVFDDEMNNQVGDAILSMIHKESAGEEVDWKLINNIVAIQPKNHAQGFVERLVKDNVAFYSDAASNWIASSSFKFKDHTPKEEKLHENPIVSSKRIKLVSSDGDVFEVDYKVAVMSQTIEDVIKANPAAASDEISISLVNSRTLKKVIEYCKKHTTESESESESSSKWDAEFLKVDQPEKLFDLVLASNYLNIKSLLDLTSNKIGDMMKGKSQSEIRKIFNIKQELTPQEEQEIKNEHAQAFQY is encoded by the exons ATGAGTTCCACCATGGAAGAATGCAAAAGCTCCAGCAAGAGTTTTGAGGAAACATGGTCTTTACTTCAGAAAGCTATAAACAGAACCATCAGTGTAGCAGAAGGGCTTGATTCTTTCACAAGCAAAGATTACATCTCCTATTATAC AATTGTTTATGAATTGTGTACTCAGAAACCTGGAGAAGAGAATGCCAAGCTGCTCTATTTCCAATACAAGAAGGCTATTGAAGATTACATTAGTTCCAAG gTTCTTCCATCTTTGAGAGGAAAGAAAGATGACATTCTGTTGAGAGAACTGCTCACAAGATGGTCCAATCACAAAACTTTGACTTACTGGCTCTTAAGATTCTTTCATTATCTTGACAGATACTATCTCCCCAGATTTGGGCACCCTTCTACTGAAGAAACAAGTTTGTTGTCTTTCTATGACTTG GTATTTGATGATGAGATGAATAATCAAGTAGGGGATGCTATATTATCCATG ATTCATAAGGAAAGTGCAGGAGAGGAGGTGGATTGGAAATTGATTAACAACATTGTGGCTATCCAACCAAAAAACCATGCACAAGGCTTTGTAGAAAGACTTGTTAAAGACAATGTTGCATTCTATTCTGATGCAGCTTCAAATTGGATAGCAAGCTCTTCCTTTAAGTTTAAGGATCACACACCAAAG GAAGAGAAATTACATGAGAATCCAATAGTTTCATCAAAGAGAATAAAATTGGTGAGTTCTGATGGAGATGTGTTTGAAGTGGACTATAAAGTTGCAGTTATGTCACAAACAATTGAAGATGTCATCAAGGCTAATCCTGCTGCTGCTAGTGATGAAATTTCAATTTCTTTAGTGAATAGCAGAACACTGAAGAAGGTGATTGAATATTGCAAGAAGCACACTActgaatctgaatctgaatctgaatctTCTTCCAAGTGGGATGCTGAATTCTTGAAGGTTGACCAACCGGAAAAACTGTTTGACCTGGTTTTGGCTTCAAACTACTTAAACATCAAGAGTCTTCTGGATCTGACAAGCAATAAAATAGGAGACATGATGAAAGGCAAGAGTCAAAGTGAAATCCGCAAGATCTTCAACATTAAGCAAGAACTTACCCCTCAAGAGGAACAAGAGATAAAGAACGAGCACGCCCAAGCATTCCAATATTAA
- the LOC107614129 gene encoding uncharacterized protein LOC107614129: MADTSVTVTSAVASATTTNNAVRTSINTVALKLDENNFTTWKRQALAFIKSNGLKDHLNQKKIPCRYASEEDRIADNETQEFLEWEQDDQFLISWFFVSIDPAFSSQVTNCEYACEIWNNLEEYFAKRLKWKVKQLKAQIKTVKLQGSTTKYMSRLKKITNALSTLGSPLSSEEFVDAVTQGLNEDYSTFIMMISARAKSVTESEVEAQLLS; encoded by the coding sequence ATGGCCGACACCAGTGTCACCGTCACTTCCGCAGTAGCCTCCGCAACAACAACAAACAACGCAGTTCGCACATCTATCAACACTGTAGCCTTGAAGCTAGATGAGAATAATTTCACTACATGGAAGCGCCAAGCCCTTGCGTTCATCAAATCCAATGGTCTCAAGGATCACCTAAACCAGAAGAAAATTCCATGCCGATACGCCTCTGAAGAAGATAGAATTGCAGATAATGAAACGCAAGAATTTCTGGAATGGGAGCAAGACGATCAATTTCTGATTTCGTGGTTCTTTGTATCAATTGATCCAGCCTTTTCGAGTCAAGTAACAAACTGTGAGTATGCGTGTGAAATTTGGAATAACCTAGAGGAGTATTTTGCAAAAAGGTTGAAGTGGAAGGTGAAACAACTAAAGGCACAAATCAAAACTGTGAAACTACAAGGATCTACAACCAAATACATGTCTAGGCTCAAGAAAATCACAAACGCTCTCTCTACCCTAGGATCACCACTTTCCAGTGAAGAATTTGTGGATGCAGTTACTCAGGGACTCAACGAAGACTATAGCACATTTATCATGATGATCTCAGCCAGAGCTAAAAGTGTCACTGAAAGCGAAGTTGAAGCTCAACTCCTAAGCTAA